The Candidatus Methylomirabilota bacterium genomic sequence CGGATCTGGGCGCGCATGTCGCCGGCCCCCACCACCTCGCCGCTCGCTCCGCGAGCGAGCTGGCCCGACACGAAGATCGTCTTCTTGCCCTCGACGACGACCACGTGGGAGTACAGCACGTGGCCGCCCACCACCCGCTTGCTGAGCGATGCCGGCTGGATGTTCTGTCGCTTCATGGCGCCCTTTCTGGTCGGCTGGATTGCGTGTGGCCGCCGCGGTCGCGGGCGGTTAGCATGGCGCCTACCGTAGTCCGCCGGGCCGGGGCCGTCAACCCGCCGGACCAGAGGATGACGTCTCACGAGAGGAGAGAGCCGCGATGCTGCCGACCCACGGACGCTACGACTACTCGAGCATCACCACGCGGGCCGACTATTCCTGGCCGGGCGGCCGGCGCCTCGCCGTCTATCTCGCGCTGAACATCGAGGCGTTCGGCTTCGGGGTCGGCAAGGGCGCGGCCATCGCCCCGCCGGACCAGGCCCAGAGCCATAGCGTCTACAGCTGGCGCGACTACGGCAACCGCGTGGGCATCTGGCGTCTCTTCGAGCTGCTGGACGAGCTGGGGATGCCGGCCGAAGCGCAGCTCAACGCGGCGGTCTACGAGGCGGCGCCGGACATTCCCGCGAAGCTGCGGGCCCGCGGCGACGAGGTCCTCGGGCACGGCCTCACCAACTCCCACGAGCAGGGCCACCTCGGAGAAGCCGAGGAGCGCGCGCTCATCGCGGAGGCCACCGCGACCATCGAGCGGCACGAGGGCGTGCGGCCGGTGGGCTGGATGAGCCCGTGGCTGTCCAACAGCGGCGTCACCATGGACCTGCTCCAGGAGGCGGGCTACCGCTACGTGATGGACTGGACGATGGATGACCAGCCGGTGTGGCTGCGCACGCGCAAGGGCCGCATCCTGTCCATCCCGTATCCCATCGAGGTCAACGACACGCGCGGGATCATCTGGTACCACTACACCTCCGAGGAGTTCGCGGACATGATCGTCGATCAGTTCGACGAGATGCTCGCGCAGTCGAAGCGCCAGCCGCTGGTGTGCCCGATCTCGCTCCACCCGTTCGTCTTCGGTCGGCCGTACCGCATCCGGCGGCTGCGCCGCGCGCTCCAGCACATCCTGGCGCACCGGGACCGGGTCTGGCTCACCCGGCCGCGGGACATCTGCGGTCACGTCGAGGGGTTGCCGGCCGGCGTCGTGCGCTGAACTCCGTGCTTCGTGGGGAGCGCGGAAACGCGTAGAGTCGAAGCATCCCCGTGGCCACATCCGCACGCCCCCGGGCTCGCCGCCGCTCGCGCACGCCGCACTGGCTCCGCGCCCGTGCGCTCCGCCGCACGCTGCGCCTCGTGCTGGCCGCGCCGCCGCTCGTCCGCCTCGTGATCTTCGCCGCGGTCGCGGTGGTGCTGTGGTCGGCGGTGAACTGGACCTACCACGTGATCCGCAAGCCCACCGAGCTGTTCTTCCCGGTGAGCGGCACGCTGGCCAAGGCGCCGCCCGAGACCTGGCGGCAGTACGCGCCGCTGTTCCGCCGGCACTCCACCGCCACCATCACCCCCGAGCTGCTGGCCGCGCTCGCTCAGGTGGAGGGCGCGGGCGATCCGGTGGCGCGCACCTACTGGCGCTGGCAGGTCGCCTGGAACCCGTTCGAGGTGTACCGACCCGCCTCGAGCGCGGTCGGCATGTACCAGATCACCGATCCGACGTTTCGCGAAGCGCGCCGCTTCTGTGTCCGCGATCACGTGGTGCGCGAGGACGAGTGCTGGCTCCGCGGGCTCTACACGCGGGTGCTGCCGAGCCACGCGGTGGAGATGACCGCGGCGCTGCTCGACCGCGACGTGGCCCGCATCCTGGAGCGCCGGCGCATCGTGAGGGCGGCCCCGCGGCAGAAGCAGGACCTGGCCGCGCTCATCCATCTGTGCGGCACGGGCGGAGGCGACGACTTCGCCCGGCGCGGCTTCCGGCTCGCGCCCGGCCAGCGCTGCGGCGACCACGACGCGGCCGCGTACCTGGCCCGGGTCAACGGGATGAAGCAGCAGTTCGCGCGCCTGGCCGCCGCGGAGCCGCCGACGTCGCCTCAGTGGTCGC encodes the following:
- a CDS encoding lytic transglycosylase domain-containing protein, with amino-acid sequence MATSARPRARRRSRTPHWLRARALRRTLRLVLAAPPLVRLVIFAAVAVVLWSAVNWTYHVIRKPTELFFPVSGTLAKAPPETWRQYAPLFRRHSTATITPELLAALAQVEGAGDPVARTYWRWQVAWNPFEVYRPASSAVGMYQITDPTFREARRFCVRDHVVREDECWLRGLYTRVLPSHAVEMTAALLDRDVARILERRRIVRAAPRQKQDLAALIHLCGTGGGDDFARRGFRLAPGQRCGDHDAAAYLARVNGMKQQFARLAAAEPPTSPQWSRR
- a CDS encoding polysaccharide deacetylase family protein, producing the protein MLPTHGRYDYSSITTRADYSWPGGRRLAVYLALNIEAFGFGVGKGAAIAPPDQAQSHSVYSWRDYGNRVGIWRLFELLDELGMPAEAQLNAAVYEAAPDIPAKLRARGDEVLGHGLTNSHEQGHLGEAEERALIAEATATIERHEGVRPVGWMSPWLSNSGVTMDLLQEAGYRYVMDWTMDDQPVWLRTRKGRILSIPYPIEVNDTRGIIWYHYTSEEFADMIVDQFDEMLAQSKRQPLVCPISLHPFVFGRPYRIRRLRRALQHILAHRDRVWLTRPRDICGHVEGLPAGVVR